Proteins encoded in a region of the Candidatus Moanabacter tarae genome:
- the LRA5 gene encoding 2-dehydro-3-deoxy-L-rhamnonate dehydrogenase (NAD(+)), translating to MAPVFKDQVAIVTGGASGLGFVILKRLIGLGAICYAFDQNEEALRVNQESLGKRAEGIVVDVTNEREVRNRVQEIADKEGRIDILVNCAGVTGKTNIKSHEVDVADLRKVFEVNLIGCFLTSKWVLPEMLKRGYGRILHIASISGKDGNAGMLAYSSSKAAVIGMTKVQGKEYAENGITINALAPAVVETPMVEAMPEDQVKYMTDKIPMKRCGRLEEVASIVAFIVSKDASFTTGFTFDLTGGRAVY from the coding sequence ATGGCGCCGGTGTTCAAAGATCAGGTGGCGATTGTGACGGGAGGTGCTTCTGGGCTGGGTTTTGTCATACTTAAGCGTCTGATTGGGCTTGGGGCTATCTGCTATGCATTCGACCAAAATGAAGAAGCTCTCAGGGTTAATCAGGAGAGTTTAGGAAAAAGAGCTGAAGGTATAGTTGTAGATGTGACGAACGAGAGGGAAGTGAGGAATCGGGTACAAGAAATCGCTGATAAGGAAGGCCGAATCGATATCCTGGTAAACTGTGCCGGTGTAACAGGTAAGACTAACATCAAGAGTCATGAAGTTGATGTAGCGGACTTGAGGAAAGTTTTCGAAGTTAATTTGATTGGGTGCTTCCTTACCTCCAAGTGGGTTCTCCCGGAGATGTTAAAGAGAGGGTATGGCAGGATCTTGCATATCGCATCGATCTCAGGGAAAGATGGAAATGCTGGGATGCTGGCATATTCTTCATCCAAAGCTGCTGTGATAGGAATGACCAAGGTCCAAGGGAAGGAGTATGCTGAGAACGGAATCACAATCAATGCACTGGCGCCAGCCGTGGTCGAGACACCGATGGTCGAAGCAATGCCGGAGGATCAAGTCAAATATATGACCGATAAGATTCCAATGAAACGTTGCGGACGGCTCGAGGAAGTCGCATCTATCGTTGCTTTTATTGTTTCTAAGGATGCGAGTTTCACAACAGGCTTTACATTTGATCTGACGGGTGGAAGGGCAGTGTATTAA
- the atsA_2 gene encoding Arylsulfatase encodes MNQPNIVFFLADDLGWRDLSCEGSKFYESPNIDRIANEGMRFTQGYAACQVCSPSRASILTGKVTPRHGVTDYIGAPSGEAWRGLGRQNKLLPPEYEHGLRKNETTFVKALQDDGYRTLFAGKWHLGDKDNHPEQFGFDVNIGGFRLGKPPGGYFSPYNNPYLKDGPKGESLPIRLGTEASNWIESNKDEPFLAYLSFYSVHGPIETSRDRWEKYRDKAVVQGPPNRRFIMENYLPVRQVQDCPIMGGMVEAMDDGVGIVLKTLDRLGLSENTVVCFTSDNGGVSSGDAYPTSNLPLRGGKGRQWEGGIREPFYIKAPGITRPGSICDVPVSGIDYYSTLLELASCDIPDSQTIDGLSLVPLLKGESDNKIETRDLYWHYPHYGNQGGDPSSIIRRHNWKLIHYYEDGRDELYDLKNDEGEKNDISGVYSDQVVALRYSLDKWLKDVSAKIPICDTDYAPERASARLYEIEYELMPELELTHARYLDPNWHPNDDWWGSQVTID; translated from the coding sequence ATGAACCAACCTAATATTGTCTTTTTTCTTGCTGACGACCTGGGTTGGAGGGATCTGAGCTGCGAGGGCAGCAAATTTTATGAAAGTCCCAATATTGATCGAATCGCCAACGAAGGCATGCGATTCACTCAGGGCTATGCAGCTTGCCAAGTATGTAGTCCCTCTCGGGCTAGTATTCTCACAGGGAAAGTTACACCACGTCATGGTGTAACCGACTATATTGGTGCACCATCTGGTGAAGCCTGGCGTGGACTTGGACGCCAGAATAAGCTACTTCCTCCGGAATACGAGCATGGTCTCCGGAAAAATGAGACTACTTTTGTTAAAGCCCTTCAGGATGATGGATACCGGACATTATTTGCCGGCAAGTGGCATCTTGGGGACAAGGATAACCATCCCGAACAATTTGGGTTTGATGTTAATATTGGTGGTTTTCGATTGGGTAAGCCGCCCGGGGGGTATTTTTCTCCCTACAACAATCCGTATCTCAAGGATGGTCCAAAGGGAGAGTCGCTTCCAATTCGGCTCGGAACAGAAGCTTCCAATTGGATAGAATCAAATAAAGACGAACCTTTTCTTGCTTACCTTTCTTTCTATTCCGTTCATGGCCCGATTGAAACAAGCAGGGATCGGTGGGAAAAATATAGGGATAAGGCGGTTGTGCAAGGTCCTCCTAACCGGCGATTCATAATGGAAAATTACCTGCCCGTGCGACAGGTACAAGATTGTCCGATTATGGGCGGAATGGTTGAGGCAATGGATGATGGAGTTGGGATTGTACTCAAAACTCTTGATCGTTTGGGTCTGTCCGAGAACACGGTTGTTTGCTTCACATCTGATAATGGCGGTGTTAGTTCTGGGGACGCATATCCGACTTCTAATCTTCCATTACGTGGGGGGAAGGGCCGTCAGTGGGAAGGTGGGATTCGTGAGCCATTCTATATCAAAGCGCCCGGTATAACAAGGCCTGGATCCATCTGTGATGTCCCTGTTTCTGGTATTGACTACTACAGTACGCTTCTTGAGCTTGCCTCTTGTGATATTCCTGACAGCCAGACCATAGATGGGTTAAGCCTTGTTCCTCTTTTGAAAGGGGAGTCAGATAATAAGATCGAAACCCGGGATCTTTATTGGCATTACCCTCACTATGGCAATCAGGGTGGGGACCCTTCGAGCATTATAAGGCGACATAATTGGAAACTGATCCACTACTATGAGGACGGGCGAGACGAACTCTATGACCTTAAGAACGATGAGGGAGAGAAGAACGACATCAGTGGGGTATATTCGGATCAGGTTGTTGCATTGCGATATAGTTTGGATAAATGGCTGAAGGATGTGAGCGCAAAAATACCTATATGCGACACAGATTACGCCCCTGAAAGGGCATCTGCACGTCTTTACGAAATAGAGTACGAGTTAATGCCAGAGTTGGAATTAACGCATGCTAGATATCTTGATCCGAACTGGCATCCGAATGATGATTGGTGGGGAAGTCAGGTGACGATTGATTAG
- a CDS encoding N-succinyl-L-Arg/Lys racemase, with the protein MKIAKAEYLTLDIPFYADHVERHMHRASTHSERVNLYRLETDNGLIGYGDNVGIASPVDNLVGQDPWRIFRDDSIGMGPQIAALDLAGKDAGIPVHCLIGAKVRDRCPISWWGIDMPPEDWSKEAQESVKRGYTCFKMKARPWRDIHQQIETVGKVVPNDYRFDIDFNGFLLTPANAEIHLQKLDEHLNVGMYESPFYLGRDLEGARILRQRVRKFVVEHFGEAILHARASDGFVIGSTLQANLRTATLAQEFRTPFWLQLVGTGITTAYAAHLGAVLLHAQLPSITCHELFESDLLTERIPVVDGYMPVPDEPGLGIQVDEKAVEKYRVDPNSPSPKDIYRSKKRILTVAWPGNEDEIRERSFTSEEVYQFSFYKGNLPGFQTGVHLSVEEDDGSAAFKKRHCSLLDKEASIVSDNQR; encoded by the coding sequence ATGAAAATTGCTAAAGCTGAGTACTTGACACTAGATATACCGTTTTACGCCGATCATGTTGAAAGGCACATGCACCGCGCGAGCACCCACTCCGAACGGGTTAACCTCTACCGCCTCGAGACGGACAATGGCTTGATTGGCTATGGTGATAACGTTGGTATAGCTAGTCCTGTGGACAACCTGGTTGGCCAAGACCCTTGGCGTATTTTTCGAGATGATAGCATAGGAATGGGTCCGCAGATCGCTGCTCTTGACCTTGCTGGGAAGGATGCTGGGATCCCGGTCCATTGCCTGATTGGAGCTAAGGTAAGAGATCGTTGTCCAATTTCATGGTGGGGTATTGATATGCCACCGGAGGATTGGAGCAAAGAGGCACAGGAGTCGGTAAAAAGAGGTTACACTTGCTTTAAGATGAAAGCTAGACCTTGGCGTGATATTCATCAGCAAATTGAAACGGTAGGTAAAGTTGTTCCGAATGATTACCGTTTCGATATTGACTTTAATGGCTTTCTTTTGACGCCCGCAAATGCAGAAATTCATCTGCAAAAGTTAGATGAGCATCTCAACGTGGGAATGTATGAATCTCCTTTCTATTTAGGGAGAGATCTGGAAGGTGCTCGAATACTACGTCAGAGGGTCAGGAAGTTTGTAGTTGAGCACTTTGGTGAGGCGATCCTTCACGCTCGTGCCAGTGATGGATTCGTTATCGGAAGCACTCTCCAGGCGAATCTTCGAACAGCCACGTTGGCTCAAGAGTTCCGTACTCCATTTTGGCTTCAACTGGTGGGAACTGGTATTACGACGGCTTATGCTGCCCATCTAGGGGCGGTTCTTCTTCACGCTCAATTGCCTTCAATTACCTGCCATGAACTCTTTGAGTCAGATTTACTGACTGAGCGCATTCCAGTAGTTGATGGATACATGCCGGTTCCGGACGAGCCAGGACTTGGGATCCAAGTGGATGAGAAGGCGGTGGAAAAATACCGTGTTGATCCCAATTCTCCTTCGCCCAAGGACATCTACCGATCTAAGAAGCGAATATTGACCGTTGCTTGGCCCGGGAATGAAGATGAGATTAGGGAGCGGAGTTTTACTTCCGAAGAGGTCTATCAATTCTCCTTTTACAAAGGGAATCTTCCCGGGTTCCAAACTGGGGTGCATTTGTCAGTCGAAGAAGATGATGGAAGTGCTGCCTTCAAGAAGCGGCACTGCAGTCTACTTGATAAGGAGGCTTCTATTGTCTCGGACAATCAACGATAA
- the uxuA_10 gene encoding Mannonate dehydratase: MTVRSHIKIEPGLKVAAQMPPEPTNEQLAFVRQMGVNYAVTWIDPEKAGPDYYLSRRKRFEEGGIKLYGLGNHSVHNVPEITLNLPNRNEKVEEYKRHIRNLGQADIPYTTYAHMASSVWSTPPEETRGGAPARAFDSSRLKEASSISHSDRSNSWIDGSKLTHSREYTEEELWENFTYFAQEIAPVAEEAGVRIGIHPDDPPGVNLGGVPRPIFSSFDGYSRAIEIANSPNVGLCLCIGCWLEGGQAMGKGVVETIHHFGEQGKIFKVHYRNVDKPLPHFVETFVDDGYFDMYEAMKALAEVGYDGTLIPDHIPTMGDDPRIGEAYTLAYMRALQKRAEEEVVN, encoded by the coding sequence ATGACCGTTAGAAGTCACATTAAGATCGAACCTGGCCTCAAGGTCGCTGCACAAATGCCACCCGAACCCACAAACGAACAATTGGCTTTCGTTCGACAAATGGGTGTTAATTACGCAGTTACATGGATCGACCCTGAAAAGGCAGGTCCCGATTACTATCTTAGTCGCCGTAAACGTTTTGAAGAAGGTGGAATTAAGCTCTACGGACTGGGAAACCATAGTGTCCACAACGTTCCTGAAATTACTCTAAACTTGCCCAATCGAAATGAAAAAGTGGAAGAGTATAAGCGACATATTCGAAATTTGGGCCAAGCGGACATCCCCTATACGACCTATGCACACATGGCCAGCAGTGTCTGGAGCACTCCGCCTGAAGAAACAAGAGGAGGAGCCCCCGCTAGAGCCTTTGATTCATCCCGGTTAAAGGAGGCTTCCAGTATCTCACATTCAGATCGATCCAACTCTTGGATTGATGGAAGCAAACTCACTCACTCTCGCGAATACACCGAAGAGGAATTGTGGGAAAATTTCACCTATTTCGCCCAAGAAATCGCTCCTGTAGCCGAAGAAGCTGGCGTAAGGATTGGGATTCACCCCGATGATCCCCCGGGGGTGAACCTAGGCGGAGTTCCACGTCCTATTTTTAGTAGCTTTGATGGATACAGCCGTGCGATTGAAATTGCAAACAGCCCGAATGTCGGTCTTTGCCTCTGCATTGGCTGTTGGCTAGAAGGCGGACAGGCCATGGGCAAAGGAGTTGTTGAAACTATCCATCATTTTGGAGAGCAAGGTAAAATCTTCAAAGTCCACTATCGGAACGTCGACAAACCGCTACCCCATTTTGTAGAAACCTTTGTTGATGACGGCTATTTCGATATGTACGAAGCAATGAAAGCTTTGGCGGAGGTAGGCTACGATGGAACTCTAATTCCAGACCACATCCCAACAATGGGCGATGACCCACGTATAGGTGAAGCTTACACCCTTGCCTATATGCGTGCTCTGCAAAAACGGGCGGAAGAAGAAGTTGTGAACTAA
- the udh_4 gene encoding Uronate dehydrogenase → MRILITSAASQFSMGIAIPLSERYEVTLTDIQPVSSDLQFVRSDLDHTADTNELVHGIKAIVHSAEVIPEASPSDQLDYQMRCTYNLMLAASEMGVPRFIYLSSLSLMEGYNPEFAVTERWKTLPTTDLPVLCCHLGEFVCREFARERKIQVVILRLGKMSSNLSSESGTSTLYMEDAVEAVDKALTAKLSGWIDIFHVQSDVPNARFLTGQSWWSADDVSPPFSLGYKPRKRDIGR, encoded by the coding sequence ATGAGAATTCTAATAACTTCGGCTGCATCACAATTTTCAATGGGAATCGCAATTCCTCTTAGTGAACGTTACGAGGTTACACTTACAGATATTCAGCCAGTTTCGTCTGACCTTCAGTTCGTTCGATCGGATCTTGATCATACAGCTGACACTAATGAGCTTGTTCACGGGATTAAAGCTATTGTTCATTCAGCTGAAGTCATACCAGAGGCTAGTCCATCTGATCAACTTGACTACCAGATGCGTTGTACCTACAATTTAATGTTGGCTGCATCGGAAATGGGTGTTCCTCGGTTTATCTACCTTAGCTCGTTAAGTCTCATGGAAGGCTACAACCCGGAGTTTGCTGTGACCGAGCGATGGAAGACACTTCCGACTACGGATCTTCCGGTTCTATGTTGTCACCTAGGGGAGTTCGTGTGCCGGGAATTTGCCCGAGAGAGAAAAATTCAGGTAGTCATCCTTAGGTTGGGTAAAATGTCATCTAATTTGTCTTCTGAATCTGGAACCTCTACGCTTTATATGGAAGATGCAGTCGAAGCTGTAGATAAGGCTCTGACGGCCAAACTTTCCGGTTGGATTGATATATTCCATGTTCAATCAGATGTTCCTAATGCGAGGTTTCTGACAGGCCAATCCTGGTGGAGTGCAGATGATGTATCCCCACCGTTCAGTTTGGGTTACAAACCTCGGAAAAGAGATATTGGTCGATGA
- the udh_5 gene encoding Uronate dehydrogenase → MNILILGANGQMGPHVIRSLESKHYLRLSDVNDLDTDHEYLKVDISNLDQVVSVSEGMDAIINLSVLRPDRRQAFDVNARGCYNMMVAAVKHKIGRIVNSGPFYVVAGPTYERFDHQISPDVPPQPGTYLYAITKSLGQEICRVFTEHHDVVVMDLLFYMLLDPKTHGSSSDSPIANLGRDMTPYTTSWRDTGEAFRCAIDVALDMLPSRCELFFVFPNLPHQKFSNEKARRVLGWEPQDSLDQFWKK, encoded by the coding sequence ATGAATATACTTATCCTCGGAGCCAATGGTCAGATGGGGCCTCATGTGATTCGGTCGCTCGAGTCCAAACATTATTTGCGTCTATCTGATGTTAATGATCTCGATACGGATCATGAATATCTAAAGGTGGATATATCCAATCTTGATCAAGTGGTTTCCGTTTCTGAAGGGATGGATGCGATCATCAATCTTTCAGTGCTTCGACCTGATCGTCGACAGGCTTTTGATGTAAATGCTCGCGGGTGCTATAACATGATGGTTGCTGCAGTAAAGCATAAGATAGGACGGATTGTTAATTCGGGACCTTTTTATGTCGTTGCGGGGCCCACCTACGAGCGGTTCGACCATCAGATAAGCCCAGATGTCCCCCCTCAGCCGGGAACTTATCTTTACGCGATTACAAAGTCTCTTGGACAGGAGATCTGTCGAGTTTTTACTGAACACCACGATGTTGTTGTGATGGATCTCCTGTTCTATATGCTGCTGGATCCGAAGACCCACGGGTCCAGTTCCGATTCGCCCATCGCAAACCTTGGACGTGATATGACACCCTATACGACCTCTTGGAGGGATACAGGTGAGGCGTTTCGTTGTGCTATAGATGTTGCTTTGGATATGCTCCCGTCCCGCTGCGAACTTTTCTTTGTTTTCCCAAATCTTCCTCATCAGAAATTCTCGAATGAAAAAGCAAGGCGGGTCTTGGGATGGGAACCGCAAGACAGTTTGGATCAGTTTTGGAAGAAATAA
- the iolO_2 gene encoding 5-keto-L-gluconate epimerase: MLFGCCAKIDQSAEVNAAGFDYIEAAVTSLIPDEKDETFAPILAQYKASPVPTKAMNLFLPRDLKIVGPEVNYIRIKNYVKRAVCRIQQVGASRVVVGSGEARNIPRGFPKNRAVEQIVHFFDILGKEADETQIIITIEPLNTKESNVINSLTEGFSIVERVNRRSVRLLADFYHMDEEKEPLENIIKYSKCIKHVHVADTGRKPPGTGFYPYSNFVDNLHKAKYDGMVSIECDWEDFKSEAPPSIQTLRKIFGKYD, encoded by the coding sequence ATGCTATTCGGATGCTGCGCCAAAATTGACCAATCGGCTGAGGTTAACGCCGCTGGTTTCGACTACATCGAAGCTGCAGTAACATCTCTTATACCAGACGAAAAAGATGAAACTTTTGCTCCAATTCTTGCTCAATATAAAGCCTCACCTGTACCAACGAAGGCTATGAATCTCTTCCTGCCTCGGGACCTAAAGATCGTCGGCCCAGAGGTTAATTATATAAGAATAAAAAATTACGTTAAACGCGCAGTATGCCGTATCCAGCAAGTCGGAGCTTCAAGAGTCGTCGTCGGCAGCGGCGAAGCCCGTAATATCCCAAGAGGCTTCCCTAAAAATAGAGCAGTCGAACAAATCGTCCACTTCTTCGACATTCTTGGAAAAGAAGCGGACGAAACTCAAATAATCATTACAATCGAGCCTCTGAATACAAAGGAATCTAACGTCATAAATAGTCTAACAGAAGGATTTTCAATTGTCGAAAGAGTTAATCGCCGCTCTGTTCGACTTCTAGCTGATTTTTATCATATGGACGAAGAGAAAGAACCCCTCGAGAACATAATTAAATACAGTAAATGTATTAAACATGTCCATGTCGCCGACACTGGGCGCAAACCTCCCGGAACAGGGTTCTACCCATACAGTAATTTCGTAGACAACCTACATAAAGCAAAATACGACGGCATGGTTTCAATAGAGTGTGATTGGGAGGATTTCAAATCCGAAGCACCTCCATCTATTCAAACCCTGAGAAAGATTTTCGGAAAATACGATTGA
- the uxuA_11 gene encoding Mannonate dehydratase, with protein MTVRSHIKIEPGLKVAAQMPPEPTNEQLAFVRQMGVNYAVTWIDPEKAGPDYYLSRRKRFEEGGIKLYGLGNHSVHNVPEITLNLPNRNEKVEEYKRHIRNLGQADIPYTTYAHMASSVWSTPPEETRGGAPARAFDSSRLKEASSISHSDRSNSWIDGSKLTHSREYTEEELWENFTYFAQEIAPVAEEAGVRIGIHPDDPPGVNLGGVPRPIFSSFDGYSRAIEIANSPNVGLCLCIGCWLEGGQAMGKGVVETIHHFGEQGKIFKVHYRNVDKPLPHFVETFVDDGYFDMYEAMKALAEVGYDGTLIPDHIPTMGDDPRIGEAYTLAYMRALQKRAEEEVVS; from the coding sequence ATGACCGTTAGAAGTCACATTAAGATCGAACCTGGCCTCAAGGTCGCTGCACAAATGCCACCCGAACCCACAAACGAACAATTGGCTTTCGTTCGACAAATGGGTGTTAATTACGCAGTTACATGGATCGACCCTGAAAAGGCAGGTCCCGATTACTATCTTAGTCGCCGTAAACGTTTTGAAGAAGGTGGAATTAAGCTCTACGGACTGGGAAACCATAGTGTCCACAACGTTCCTGAAATTACTCTAAACTTGCCCAATCGAAATGAAAAAGTGGAAGAGTATAAGCGACATATTCGAAATTTGGGCCAAGCGGACATCCCCTATACGACCTATGCACACATGGCCAGCAGTGTCTGGAGCACTCCGCCTGAAGAAACAAGAGGAGGAGCCCCCGCTAGAGCCTTTGATTCATCCCGGTTAAAGGAGGCTTCCAGTATCTCACATTCAGATCGATCCAACTCTTGGATTGATGGAAGCAAACTCACTCACTCTCGCGAATACACCGAAGAGGAATTGTGGGAAAATTTCACCTATTTCGCCCAAGAAATCGCTCCTGTAGCCGAAGAAGCTGGCGTAAGGATTGGGATTCACCCCGATGATCCCCCGGGGGTGAACCTAGGCGGAGTTCCACGTCCTATTTTTAGTAGCTTTGATGGATACAGCCGTGCGATTGAAATTGCAAACAGCCCGAATGTCGGTCTTTGCCTCTGCATTGGCTGTTGGCTAGAAGGCGGACAGGCCATGGGCAAAGGAGTTGTTGAAACTATCCATCATTTTGGAGAGCAAGGTAAAATCTTCAAAGTCCACTATCGGAACGTCGACAAACCGCTACCCCATTTTGTAGAAACCTTTGTTGATGACGGCTATTTCGATATGTACGAAGCAATGAAAGCTTTGGCGGAGGTAGGCTACGATGGAACTCTAATTCCAGACCACATCCCAACAATGGGCGATGACCCACGTATAGGTGAAGCTTACACCCTTGCCTATATGCGTGCTCTGCAAAAACGGGCGGAAGAAGAAGTTGTGAGCTAA
- the frdD gene encoding Fumarate reductase subunit D, with translation MAKSNEPFFWSLFSAGGVVAAFLTPVAVVITGIAVPAGWIEAESLRQLLINPLARVCLFGLISLSLFHWAHRFRYAIVDLGLRNLGGFLAILCYGSAFLGTILAAVFLALM, from the coding sequence ATGGCGAAATCTAATGAGCCTTTTTTTTGGTCACTATTTTCGGCTGGCGGTGTTGTTGCTGCTTTTCTTACTCCGGTTGCTGTTGTCATAACCGGTATTGCTGTCCCTGCTGGATGGATTGAAGCTGAGAGTTTGCGGCAACTTTTAATAAATCCATTAGCTCGGGTGTGTCTGTTTGGCCTCATTTCTTTGTCTCTATTTCACTGGGCCCATCGCTTCCGTTACGCTATAGTTGATTTGGGTTTGAGGAATCTAGGGGGTTTTCTTGCTATCTTGTGCTACGGATCTGCTTTTCTGGGTACGATTTTGGCGGCTGTTTTCCTAGCATTGATGTAA
- the hepC gene encoding Heparin-sulfate lyase, with translation MKTGSEIFSLLNLETDGIRPVKVAVEANRLEEAEIAYLNYYRQRQAPFLPWNAPGELDLKKRTVDFDFLLYSLPSFTWKDREKVRKTIYLGRGYVAARSAPPRLSPYTAKDLANLILQHKIFLPVHSDDGIVDLGANWDWEVVPPVEGHRWPMSLCYQYFLKVLAVTYWNTGEEKYIKKLVWICLHYIEYVRGRSDWMWLPDMQLARTYLQILPFILSWKNLPPSDLCILLHWLATTCAGSMGKVKSAPGNQLLYNGIGLLWLGVGMHEFRSSSDWRDQGLEQCSRYFATDGAYYPDGSSRENSLGYTVRASYSGLEALMLLKKNGWASPKPIMKAMRKRAYFLADMRRPDGLCPSTGDGQQASPDNYIEAILELGDDPSLEHVIREGKQGPHPDHTSIYYPWMGTAVMRSSWDRNANYMMCDMGPLGDIHAHEAKLSIEVAVLGRTLIADKGVHTYSRESRHHRWYRFFGSTRGHSTVTVDGLSQMRLVGGQKSVSKPLNNRWYSSKSCDFISGDYDEGWGPSQFTEPMRSVYPPPPFEGEIKVWVTHSRTVLFVKSTGLKDSCYWVVSDRLLGSEEHTYEQLFHFIPVKTSFDSKLKIIRTISPNQPNLALIPIPNPQLEVDVVEGKDDGGEGLQGWHIIGGRQIPAPCAIYRKRSKGPVLIQTVLWPIASEEKLLPTVESIGPADDGWIRISFQDGERQDLICLSPGLGYYELSDLGTGTVAFEGEGMLLRLDNNKSPRDWDVIGGGKALFNGETLR, from the coding sequence GTGAAAACTGGAAGTGAAATTTTCTCCCTGCTGAACCTCGAAACAGATGGGATTAGGCCCGTTAAAGTCGCAGTTGAAGCCAACAGACTGGAAGAAGCAGAGATTGCCTATCTGAATTATTATCGCCAGAGACAGGCTCCGTTTCTACCTTGGAACGCACCGGGCGAACTCGACTTAAAGAAACGAACGGTAGACTTTGATTTTCTCCTATATTCCCTTCCTTCGTTCACATGGAAAGATCGTGAAAAAGTACGGAAAACCATTTACCTTGGTAGGGGTTACGTCGCCGCACGATCAGCACCACCACGGTTGTCTCCATATACCGCCAAGGATCTCGCGAATCTTATCTTACAACACAAGATCTTTCTTCCCGTTCATAGCGATGACGGCATTGTTGACCTTGGCGCTAACTGGGACTGGGAAGTGGTACCACCTGTTGAGGGTCACCGTTGGCCCATGTCACTCTGCTACCAATATTTCCTTAAAGTACTAGCAGTCACTTACTGGAATACAGGAGAAGAGAAATATATTAAAAAGCTCGTCTGGATTTGTCTGCACTATATTGAATATGTTCGAGGGCGATCTGACTGGATGTGGTTACCAGACATGCAACTGGCACGCACCTATCTGCAGATACTGCCTTTTATCCTTTCCTGGAAAAATCTTCCCCCAAGTGATCTATGTATCCTCCTCCACTGGCTCGCTACAACCTGTGCCGGTTCAATGGGAAAGGTCAAAAGTGCACCTGGGAACCAGCTTCTTTACAATGGGATAGGATTACTATGGTTAGGTGTTGGAATGCACGAGTTCCGAAGTTCATCTGATTGGAGAGATCAAGGACTTGAACAATGTAGCCGCTATTTTGCTACCGACGGTGCATATTATCCTGATGGTTCTTCCAGAGAAAACTCGCTAGGGTACACAGTCCGTGCTTCGTATTCCGGGCTCGAGGCTTTGATGCTGCTCAAAAAAAACGGCTGGGCTAGCCCTAAGCCAATCATGAAAGCAATGCGGAAACGTGCTTATTTTTTAGCGGACATGAGGCGTCCGGACGGTCTGTGCCCCAGTACAGGGGACGGACAACAAGCCTCTCCGGACAACTATATTGAGGCGATTTTAGAACTCGGTGATGATCCCTCTCTGGAACACGTTATTCGGGAAGGAAAACAGGGACCTCATCCTGATCATACTTCTATCTACTATCCATGGATGGGGACTGCGGTGATGCGAAGTAGCTGGGACCGGAACGCAAACTATATGATGTGTGATATGGGACCGCTTGGAGACATTCACGCCCACGAAGCCAAACTATCAATCGAAGTTGCGGTCTTGGGGCGAACACTCATTGCTGATAAAGGGGTTCATACCTACTCAAGGGAGAGTCGACACCATCGTTGGTATCGGTTCTTCGGTAGCACTCGAGGTCATAGCACAGTCACTGTGGATGGTCTCAGTCAAATGCGGCTTGTGGGTGGGCAAAAATCAGTAAGTAAGCCACTAAACAACAGATGGTATTCCAGCAAGTCTTGTGACTTCATATCAGGTGATTATGATGAAGGATGGGGCCCATCCCAGTTTACCGAACCAATGAGATCTGTCTATCCGCCACCACCGTTCGAAGGTGAGATTAAAGTTTGGGTTACCCACTCGAGAACTGTGCTGTTTGTGAAGTCGACTGGTTTAAAAGATTCTTGTTACTGGGTCGTCAGTGACAGACTGTTGGGATCAGAGGAGCACACCTACGAACAATTATTTCATTTCATTCCAGTAAAAACTTCATTCGATTCGAAACTTAAGATTATTAGAACCATCAGTCCAAACCAACCGAATCTCGCTCTCATTCCGATTCCAAATCCGCAACTCGAGGTAGATGTTGTTGAAGGTAAGGATGATGGGGGTGAAGGACTTCAAGGCTGGCACATAATTGGAGGGCGCCAAATACCAGCACCCTGTGCCATTTATCGGAAACGATCGAAAGGTCCCGTTTTAATACAGACAGTCTTATGGCCTATTGCTTCGGAAGAGAAGCTCCTACCCACCGTTGAGAGTATCGGTCCAGCAGACGATGGGTGGATCAGAATTAGTTTCCAGGACGGGGAACGACAGGATCTGATTTGTCTGTCACCGGGTTTAGGTTACTACGAGCTTTCCGATTTAGGAACTGGAACCGTCGCATTCGAAGGGGAAGGAATGTTGTTACGTCTCGATAATAACAAATCGCCCAGGGATTGGGATGTCATAGGTGGGGGGAAAGCGCTCTTCAATGGGGAAACTCTAAGGTAA